From Stenotrophomonas nitritireducens, the proteins below share one genomic window:
- a CDS encoding LysR family transcriptional regulator — protein sequence MANDLNDTLIFVKVVEQGSFTAAARLLGQPKTTVSRKVQELETRLGARLLHRTTRRLGLTEAGTVYYEHCQRIARELDQAESAVSQLQSGPRGWLRFTVPYSIGTSWIAPLLGQFQSAYPDIRVDMHLGNEAMDLISGEVDMALRVGPLPDSNLIARKLGSLRTQVFASPAYIDLHGEPQHPNELQFHRTLAVRKPHHGQNHRFTWTLAEHGGEMREFAVNPLLLANDPSALNAPMVAGEGLVMSSDVMAKPFVEAGLVRRILPGWTGPNYDFNAVFAGGRLVSPKVRVFIDFLVAKLNFDANYMLLQCPNAKRLADIEQEYQQRSKAHPKLRIVEALSA from the coding sequence ATGGCCAATGATCTCAACGACACCCTGATCTTCGTCAAAGTTGTCGAACAGGGCAGCTTCACTGCCGCCGCGCGCCTGCTCGGCCAGCCCAAGACCACGGTCAGCCGCAAGGTGCAGGAACTGGAAACCCGCCTGGGGGCGCGCCTGCTCCACCGGACCACGCGTCGCCTGGGCCTGACCGAAGCCGGCACCGTCTACTACGAGCATTGCCAACGTATCGCCCGCGAGCTGGACCAGGCCGAGAGTGCCGTCAGCCAGCTGCAATCGGGGCCGCGCGGATGGTTGCGTTTCACCGTTCCATACTCGATCGGGACAAGTTGGATTGCGCCACTGCTGGGCCAGTTCCAGAGTGCCTACCCGGACATCCGCGTGGACATGCACCTGGGCAACGAAGCCATGGACCTGATCAGCGGTGAAGTGGATATGGCGCTGCGGGTGGGGCCCCTGCCCGATTCCAACCTGATCGCGCGCAAGCTGGGCAGCCTGCGCACCCAGGTGTTCGCCAGCCCGGCCTATATCGACCTGCACGGTGAACCGCAGCATCCGAACGAACTGCAGTTCCACCGTACTCTGGCGGTGCGAAAGCCGCACCACGGCCAGAACCATCGCTTCACCTGGACCTTGGCCGAACATGGCGGCGAAATGCGGGAGTTCGCAGTCAATCCCCTGCTGCTGGCCAACGACCCGTCGGCGTTGAATGCGCCCATGGTCGCCGGCGAGGGGCTGGTGATGAGCAGTGACGTGATGGCCAAACCCTTTGTCGAAGCGGGCCTGGTACGGCGCATACTGCCGGGCTGGACCGGCCCGAACTACGACTTCAACGCAGTTTTCGCCGGTGGCCGCCTGGTGTCGCCGAAGGTGCGCGTGTTCATCGACTTTCTGGTCGCCAAACTCAACTTCGACGCCAACTACATGTTGCTGCAATGCCCCAACGCCAAGCGTCTGGCCGACATCGAGCAGGAATACCAGCAGCGTTCCAAGGCCCACCCCAAGCTGCGTATCGTCGAAGCCCTCAGCGCCTGA
- a CDS encoding inorganic diphosphatase, with the protein MSRVLLRVGVMLLATASPLLASAQVLHPFALPQAENAPQEVLLAVEIPAGGAIKYEIGAHGELRVDRFLSMPVAYPANYGAMPQTLAGDGDPLDALVLTRFPVQAGAMLRFRPVAVLRMRDKGQADEKIVGVPVDAVDPTYAKVRDLDDLPEMEVQRIEAFFRSYKQLPGGADTQLNGWGDAEQARQVIGQALAGYRQAQGGP; encoded by the coding sequence ATGAGCCGCGTGTTGCTGCGTGTGGGTGTGATGCTGCTGGCCACGGCGTCGCCGCTGCTGGCCAGCGCGCAGGTGCTGCATCCGTTTGCCTTGCCGCAAGCGGAGAACGCACCGCAGGAAGTGCTGCTGGCGGTGGAAATCCCCGCCGGTGGCGCGATCAAGTACGAGATCGGCGCGCATGGCGAACTGCGGGTGGATCGTTTCCTGTCGATGCCGGTGGCTTACCCGGCCAACTATGGGGCGATGCCACAGACCCTGGCCGGCGATGGTGATCCGCTGGATGCGCTGGTGCTGACCCGCTTTCCGGTCCAGGCCGGTGCGATGCTGCGATTCCGTCCGGTGGCGGTGCTGCGGATGCGCGACAAGGGCCAGGCCGATGAGAAGATTGTCGGAGTGCCGGTTGATGCGGTGGACCCGACCTATGCCAAGGTCCGCGATCTGGATGACCTGCCTGAGATGGAAGTCCAGCGCATCGAGGCGTTCTTCCGCAGCTACAAGCAGCTGCCGGGTGGGGCAGACACCCAGCTCAACGGCTGGGGCGATGCCGAACAGGCGCGGCAGGTGATCGGCCAGGCGCTGGCAGGCTATCGGCAGGCCCAGGGCGGGCCCTGA
- a CDS encoding FN3 domain-containing metallophosphoesterase family protein — protein MRGQRVRQWLLLAALIGAAGAVGAAPAAEPNTQVPAGSRHYAASGFPDRIVASPAQDAGSGFAVAWRTAPLGQPPVLELAVAGDSPDMGQVRQLRASSQTLQTENGDSQHHRVRIDGLQADTLYAYRVQGQGSWSAWQHFRTAAAAGEPLTVLYFGDTQNKNLSHVSRVIRQGWQTAPDARLTLFAGDLVSGGDGEDDNEWGEWFAAGGWLLPGMAIAPAAGNHEYFEEFEDTPQERRVLGKHWPATFALPANGAAATASTTYWFDYQGLRVVVLDGTSALDLGTAKAQASWLEKVLEDSAQAWNIVVVHQPLYPLRAERDSSVLTSEIRPVLQRHKVDLVLQGHDHTYGRRADDGASLPQYISSVAGPKQYRLSPQARATMKPTAEDTQLFQVLRLDDKGLRYEARTATGRLYDAFQISRDAHGGKRFSEVTEGRIPQRDCPRPVSPKGRDDRCWE, from the coding sequence GTGAGGGGCCAACGTGTGAGGCAGTGGCTGCTACTGGCGGCCCTGATTGGAGCGGCTGGAGCGGTGGGGGCCGCTCCAGCCGCCGAGCCCAATACGCAGGTACCGGCGGGGAGCCGGCACTATGCGGCAAGTGGCTTCCCGGACCGCATCGTCGCCTCGCCGGCGCAGGATGCAGGCAGCGGTTTTGCGGTGGCATGGCGTACCGCACCGCTGGGGCAGCCGCCGGTGCTGGAGCTGGCCGTGGCCGGTGATTCGCCGGACATGGGCCAGGTGCGGCAGCTGCGCGCAAGCAGCCAGACGTTGCAGACCGAGAACGGCGACAGCCAGCATCATCGTGTCCGCATCGATGGCCTGCAGGCCGATACCCTGTATGCCTACCGCGTGCAGGGGCAGGGCAGCTGGAGCGCGTGGCAACACTTCCGCACGGCCGCTGCGGCAGGCGAACCGCTGACCGTGCTGTACTTCGGCGATACCCAGAACAAAAACCTCAGTCATGTCAGCCGGGTCATCCGCCAGGGCTGGCAGACCGCGCCGGACGCGCGGCTGACCCTGTTTGCTGGGGATCTGGTCAGCGGCGGCGACGGTGAGGATGACAACGAGTGGGGCGAATGGTTCGCTGCCGGTGGCTGGCTGCTGCCGGGCATGGCGATTGCGCCCGCGGCCGGCAACCACGAGTACTTCGAGGAATTCGAAGACACGCCGCAGGAGCGGCGGGTGCTCGGCAAGCATTGGCCGGCGACCTTCGCACTGCCGGCCAACGGCGCCGCCGCCACCGCCAGCACGACCTATTGGTTTGACTATCAAGGGTTGCGCGTGGTGGTGCTGGATGGCACCTCGGCGCTGGATCTGGGCACCGCGAAGGCGCAGGCCAGCTGGCTGGAGAAAGTATTGGAAGACAGTGCGCAGGCGTGGAATATCGTGGTCGTGCACCAGCCGCTGTATCCGCTGCGTGCCGAACGCGACAGCTCGGTGCTGACCAGCGAGATTCGTCCGGTTCTCCAGCGGCACAAGGTGGATCTGGTGCTGCAAGGCCATGACCACACCTACGGCCGCCGCGCCGACGACGGCGCCAGCTTGCCGCAGTACATTTCATCGGTGGCCGGCCCCAAGCAGTACCGGCTGTCGCCGCAGGCGCGTGCGACGATGAAACCCACCGCCGAGGACACGCAGTTGTTCCAGGTGCTGCGGCTGGACGACAAGGGCCTGCGCTATGAAGCACGCACGGCGACTGGCCGCCTGTATGACGCATTCCAGATCAGCCGTGATGCGCACGGCGGCAAGCGTTTCAGCGAAGTCACCGAGGGGCGCATCCCGCAGCGCGATTGCCCACGGCCAGTCTCACCAAAGGGCCGCGATGACCGGTGCTGGGAATGA
- a CDS encoding phytase, producing the protein MALVLSACHPAPRSATPPTAADLAEGATAAPPKLVAEAFLTPMTPADNIDSPASWRGADGQLWLIATAKATDKLVVYDGQTGKHLRDIGSTGTALGQFDRPNGIAVQDDLVFIVERDNHRVQVLQLPDFKPLGVFAGNDLRKPYGLWVNPVQGGYDLYVTDSYDDGEDAAGNDILPALERLNERVRRYHVNVEGGTVQARLVRSIGDSSPKGALRVVESIWGDPANDRLLIAEEDETYASEFKVYNLAGDFTGQTFGRGLFKAQAEGVMLRTCGDGGWWITTEQGKERSTFHLFDRKTLAPVGSFHGNTVANTDGIWNSQQVSARFPQGALYAVHDDQGVVAFDWRDIATALSLPQDCGK; encoded by the coding sequence ATGGCGCTGGTGCTCAGCGCCTGCCACCCGGCACCGCGCTCGGCGACGCCGCCGACCGCCGCCGATCTTGCCGAAGGCGCCACCGCCGCGCCGCCGAAGTTGGTGGCGGAAGCCTTCCTGACCCCGATGACGCCGGCTGACAACATCGACTCGCCGGCCAGCTGGCGCGGCGCGGATGGCCAGCTGTGGCTGATAGCCACCGCCAAGGCCACCGACAAGCTGGTGGTCTATGACGGCCAGACCGGCAAGCACCTGCGTGACATCGGCAGCACCGGCACCGCATTGGGCCAGTTCGATCGCCCCAACGGCATCGCCGTGCAGGACGACCTGGTGTTCATCGTCGAGCGCGACAACCACCGCGTGCAGGTGCTGCAGTTGCCTGACTTCAAGCCGCTGGGCGTGTTCGCCGGCAATGATCTGCGCAAGCCCTATGGCCTGTGGGTGAATCCGGTGCAGGGCGGCTATGACCTGTACGTCACCGATTCCTATGACGATGGCGAGGACGCGGCGGGCAACGACATCCTGCCGGCGCTTGAGCGTTTGAACGAGCGCGTGCGCCGTTATCACGTCAACGTCGAGGGCGGCACGGTGCAGGCCAGGCTGGTGCGCAGCATCGGCGACAGCTCGCCCAAGGGCGCGCTGCGCGTGGTCGAATCGATCTGGGGCGATCCGGCCAACGACCGCCTGCTGATTGCCGAGGAAGATGAAACCTATGCCAGCGAGTTCAAGGTCTACAACCTGGCCGGCGATTTCACTGGCCAGACGTTCGGCCGCGGCCTGTTCAAGGCGCAGGCCGAAGGCGTGATGCTGCGTACCTGCGGTGATGGCGGTTGGTGGATCACCACCGAGCAAGGCAAGGAGCGCAGCACCTTCCATCTGTTCGATCGCAAGACGCTGGCGCCGGTGGGATCGTTCCACGGCAATACCGTGGCCAATACCGATGGTATCTGGAACAGCCAGCAGGTCTCGGCGCGCTTCCCGCAGGGCGCTTTGTACGCGGTGCATGACGATCAGGGCGTGGTGGCCTTCGATTGGCGTGATATCGCCACGGCCTTGTCGCTGCCGCAGGATTGCGGCAAGTGA
- a CDS encoding TonB-dependent receptor encodes MAVAPAYAQQATADAASTVASGAAAAIDLERIEVRAQREAQIRAVELKRDANGVQDALASDSMGDYPDMNVAESLQRLPGVSVTRDQGEGRFVVIRGLDAALNSVSIDGIAIGTPEDSSRAAPLDVIPSESTERLRVIKSATPDMPGDAIGGAVVVESVSAFDRDGRSLKGKLEGSHQELSGETSPKAAFNYSEVFGGTFGVALGVNYQKRKFESDNTEVEYDNFDGGADDDLVAVDLQHRKYTIERERTGANVNLDWRPDDANRYYLRTLYSQFDDAETRQRTIFGLGDGEITALGGGRYQVDALPADAISKRMRYRTKEENTFALSLGGENRLTGAVLDYRIGYTKTRERVNDEMEARFDYDGDDLSATLNQNSGIPGLSLSDSAWMDNANYAFDRVVISPKQIDDSERSAQVNIRFDGDNASYKFGVLGRWRERDVNVDEAELRTGPAVDLSSWNGKTLDHRGGSLGQGMSSAAMRAWWAANGSKYSAKSGDVAGNLMTSLEEDYVANEDIFAAYAMGTWDIGALRVIGGVRVENTQFNATGNDVDIAADGKTVSVTPRIANSSYSSVLPGLHLRYDTNNNWVLRGSVNKTVARPAFGDVSPRLAVNRDDEEARIGNPNLDPYESTNLDFSFERYLGDSGIVSLGLFHKSIDGYIVQTVTDNDPQYPGFDVTRSINGDKAKVFGAEFNWQQQLSFLPGAWAGLLLGASGTWLDTDFDPGIAGRERDDFNLPRASKNIYSAHIGYEWGGLSTRLASVYRSEYLDTIGDSRAFDIYVAPHTQLDFSFDYKLSKNVSLYLEASNLLDEPLELYQGVRSRTLQNEEYGRTYAVGVKVAL; translated from the coding sequence ATGGCTGTCGCGCCTGCATATGCACAACAGGCCACGGCCGATGCTGCATCCACTGTTGCCAGCGGTGCTGCGGCAGCCATCGACCTGGAGCGCATTGAAGTACGCGCCCAGCGCGAAGCGCAGATCCGCGCGGTCGAACTCAAGCGCGATGCCAATGGCGTGCAGGACGCGCTTGCCTCCGACTCGATGGGCGACTACCCGGACATGAATGTCGCCGAGTCGCTGCAGCGCCTGCCTGGCGTCAGTGTCACCCGCGATCAGGGTGAAGGTCGCTTCGTTGTGATCCGTGGTCTGGACGCGGCCTTGAACAGCGTCAGCATCGACGGCATCGCCATCGGTACCCCAGAGGATTCCTCACGCGCTGCGCCGCTGGATGTGATTCCCTCCGAGTCCACCGAACGCCTGCGGGTAATCAAGTCGGCAACGCCGGACATGCCCGGTGATGCCATCGGCGGCGCGGTGGTGGTGGAGTCGGTCTCGGCCTTTGATCGTGATGGGCGCTCCTTGAAGGGCAAGCTGGAAGGCAGCCACCAGGAACTGTCCGGCGAGACCAGCCCGAAGGCGGCCTTCAATTACAGCGAAGTATTCGGCGGCACGTTCGGTGTGGCGCTGGGTGTGAACTACCAGAAGCGCAAGTTCGAATCGGACAACACCGAAGTCGAGTACGACAACTTTGATGGTGGTGCCGACGATGATCTGGTCGCCGTCGACCTGCAGCACCGCAAGTACACCATCGAGCGCGAGCGCACCGGCGCCAACGTGAACCTGGACTGGCGCCCGGACGATGCCAATCGCTATTACCTGCGCACCCTGTACAGCCAGTTCGACGATGCCGAAACCCGCCAGCGCACCATCTTCGGCCTGGGCGACGGCGAAATCACCGCGCTGGGTGGTGGTCGCTACCAGGTGGATGCGCTGCCGGCCGATGCCATCAGCAAGCGCATGCGCTACCGAACCAAGGAAGAGAACACCTTTGCGCTCAGCCTCGGCGGTGAGAATCGTTTGACTGGCGCGGTGCTCGATTACCGCATCGGCTACACCAAGACCCGCGAGCGGGTGAACGATGAAATGGAAGCGCGCTTTGACTACGATGGCGACGACCTGTCGGCCACGCTCAATCAGAACAGCGGCATCCCGGGCCTGAGCCTCAGCGACAGCGCCTGGATGGACAACGCCAACTACGCCTTCGATCGGGTGGTGATCTCGCCCAAGCAGATCGACGACAGCGAGCGCAGCGCCCAGGTCAACATCCGCTTCGACGGTGACAACGCCAGCTACAAATTCGGCGTGCTCGGCCGGTGGCGCGAACGTGACGTCAATGTCGATGAGGCCGAGCTGCGCACCGGTCCAGCGGTTGATCTATCCAGCTGGAACGGCAAGACCCTGGACCACCGTGGCGGCAGCCTTGGCCAGGGCATGAGCTCGGCGGCGATGCGCGCCTGGTGGGCCGCCAACGGCAGCAAGTACAGCGCGAAGTCCGGCGATGTCGCTGGCAACCTGATGACCTCGCTGGAAGAGGACTATGTGGCCAACGAGGACATCTTTGCCGCCTATGCGATGGGCACCTGGGACATCGGCGCGCTGCGCGTGATCGGCGGCGTGCGTGTGGAGAACACACAGTTCAATGCCACCGGCAACGACGTGGATATCGCTGCCGATGGCAAGACCGTCAGCGTCACCCCGCGTATCGCCAACAGCAGCTACAGCAGTGTGCTGCCGGGCCTGCATCTGCGTTATGACACCAACAACAACTGGGTGCTGCGCGGCTCGGTCAACAAGACCGTGGCGCGGCCGGCGTTTGGCGATGTGTCGCCGCGCCTGGCCGTCAACCGCGACGATGAAGAAGCGCGTATCGGCAACCCGAACCTGGACCCGTACGAGTCCACCAACCTGGATTTCTCGTTCGAGCGCTATCTGGGCGACAGCGGCATCGTCTCGCTGGGCTTGTTCCACAAATCCATCGACGGCTACATCGTGCAGACGGTGACCGACAACGACCCGCAGTACCCGGGCTTCGACGTTACCCGTTCGATCAATGGCGACAAGGCCAAGGTGTTTGGTGCCGAATTCAACTGGCAGCAGCAGCTGAGCTTCCTGCCGGGGGCATGGGCGGGGCTGTTGCTCGGCGCCAGTGGCACCTGGCTGGATACCGATTTTGATCCGGGCATTGCCGGCCGCGAGCGTGATGACTTCAATCTGCCGCGCGCCTCCAAGAACATCTACAGCGCGCATATCGGCTACGAGTGGGGCGGCCTGAGCACGCGCCTGGCCAGTGTCTATCGCAGCGAATACCTGGACACCATCGGCGACAGCCGCGCCTTTGATATCTATGTCGCCCCGCACACCCAGCTTGATTTCAGCTTCGACTACAAACTCAGCAAGAACGTGAGCCTGTATCTGGAAGCGTCTAACCTGCTCGATGAGCCGCTGGAGCTGTACCAGGGCGTGCGCTCGCGCACCCTGCAGAACGAGGAATACGGCCGCACCTACGCCGTCGGCGTGAAGGTGGCACTGTGA
- the upp gene encoding uracil phosphoribosyltransferase, which produces MKIVEVRHPLVQHKIGLLRDASMSTKDFREVVNELGTLLAYEATANLETESHTQAGWAGPVQVQRIAGAKITVVPILRAGLGMLSGVLSLIPAARVSVVGLQRDEETLQPVPYFERLTGRLEERDALILDPMLATGGTLIATIDMLKRAGARRIKGIFLVAAPEGLKALEAAHPDVEIYTAAIDERLNDKGYIMPGLGDAGDRIFGTRLG; this is translated from the coding sequence ATGAAAATCGTCGAAGTCCGCCACCCCCTGGTCCAGCACAAGATTGGCCTGCTCCGCGATGCGTCCATGAGCACCAAGGACTTCCGCGAGGTGGTCAACGAACTGGGCACCCTGCTCGCCTACGAGGCCACCGCCAACCTGGAAACCGAAAGCCACACCCAGGCCGGCTGGGCCGGACCGGTGCAGGTGCAGCGCATTGCCGGTGCAAAGATCACCGTGGTGCCGATCCTGCGTGCAGGCCTGGGCATGCTGAGTGGAGTGTTGTCGCTGATTCCCGCCGCGCGGGTGAGCGTGGTCGGCCTGCAGCGCGATGAGGAAACCCTGCAGCCCGTGCCCTACTTCGAGCGCCTGACCGGGCGCCTGGAAGAACGCGATGCGTTGATCCTGGACCCGATGCTGGCCACCGGCGGCACCTTGATCGCCACCATCGACATGCTCAAGCGGGCCGGCGCGCGGCGCATCAAGGGCATCTTCCTGGTCGCCGCCCCGGAAGGCCTGAAAGCCCTGGAAGCCGCCCACCCGGACGTGGAGATCTACACCGCCGCCATCGACGAGCGACTCAACGACAAGGGTTACATCATGCCGGGCCTGGGCGATGCCGGCGACCGCATCTTCGGCACGCGATTGGGTTGA
- a CDS encoding MBL fold metallo-hydrolase, with amino-acid sequence MKLWSIRGNSQKLDGGAMFGNAPKALWERWAPADDANRIELACRALLASPLGGKTVLFETGIGAFFEPKLRERYGVQEPRHVLIDSLREAGFEHEDIDVVVLSHLHFDHAGGLLAPWSEGREPELLFPNATFVIGADHWERARHPHPRDRASFIPELAGLLEASGRLEIVSGPYSKVLGESVRFSFSDGHTPGLMLAEIIGPEQVNGQPRGGVVFCADLIPGRSWVHVPITMGYDRNAELLIDEKRAFLEDKLARNVHLFFTHDPQCAMAQVVRDDKGRFGTTHEVSELKARTLAA; translated from the coding sequence ATGAAACTATGGTCGATCCGCGGTAACTCGCAAAAACTCGATGGCGGTGCAATGTTCGGCAACGCACCCAAGGCCTTGTGGGAACGGTGGGCGCCGGCCGATGACGCCAATCGCATTGAACTGGCATGCCGGGCATTGCTGGCCAGCCCGCTGGGCGGCAAGACGGTGCTGTTTGAAACCGGCATCGGCGCGTTCTTCGAGCCCAAACTGCGTGAGCGTTACGGCGTGCAGGAGCCGCGACACGTGCTGATCGATTCGCTGCGTGAAGCAGGCTTCGAACATGAAGACATCGACGTGGTGGTACTCAGTCACCTGCATTTCGACCATGCCGGTGGCCTGTTGGCGCCGTGGTCGGAAGGCCGTGAACCCGAGTTGCTGTTTCCCAATGCCACGTTCGTGATCGGTGCCGACCACTGGGAGCGCGCCCGCCATCCGCACCCGCGTGACCGGGCCAGCTTCATTCCCGAGTTGGCAGGTTTGCTGGAAGCCAGCGGGCGCCTGGAGATCGTAAGCGGTCCTTACTCGAAGGTACTGGGCGAATCGGTGCGTTTCAGCTTCAGCGATGGCCACACGCCGGGGTTGATGCTGGCCGAGATCATCGGGCCGGAGCAGGTCAATGGCCAGCCGCGCGGTGGCGTGGTGTTCTGTGCCGATCTGATACCAGGACGTTCATGGGTGCATGTGCCGATCACCATGGGCTATGACCGCAATGCCGAATTGTTGATCGATGAGAAGCGCGCGTTCCTGGAAGACAAGCTGGCGCGCAACGTGCATCTGTTTTTTACCCACGACCCGCAGTGCGCGATGGCGCAGGTGGTGCGCGACGACAAGGGCCGCTTTGGCACCACCCACGAAGTGAGCGAGTTGAAGGCACGTACGTTGGCGGCATGA
- the ggt gene encoding gamma-glutamyltransferase, with protein MKLVARSLLLFALVLAPAAWAADTAPARAAHPDGAAIASGHSLATQAGMEILGKGGNAFDAAVAVSSTLAVVEPISSGLGGGGFFLLHDAKTGKDVMLDARETSPESATPDQFLDKNGDLDRDRSVNGPWSAGIPGLPAALVKLAREHGKLPLSDSLAPAIRVATEGFPVYARMARGYASRREVMDRYPGTREVYLRNGKPIAEGDIFKQPELAHTLQLLAANGFDGFYRGETGRKLLAGVKQAGGRWTAEELAGYTVKTREPIVFDYRGWKITTASPPSSGGIALASMLQILEPWDLNKMDQAHSTHLVVEAMRRAYRDRTFFLGDPDFVDIPQKVLTSRDYAQGLRATIHPEKATPSDLLSGNPTPLEDDETTHFSIIDSEGNRVGGTQTVNLLYGSGLIPAGTGVLLNNEMDDFALKPGTPNAFGVMGYAANAPAKGKRMLSSMTPTFMENDDKVVVIGTPGGSRIITMVLLGILGYDAGLDAQQVAALPRYHHQWLPDEISAESGAFSPEVAKQLQAMGHKVELPGDSAAGGRGSSHVWGNLQTVEWDRRSNVLSGGSDPRNPVGSAEVRKIGKAD; from the coding sequence ATGAAACTCGTTGCTCGTTCATTGCTGCTGTTCGCACTGGTGCTGGCGCCGGCGGCGTGGGCTGCCGATACCGCACCGGCCCGCGCCGCGCACCCCGATGGGGCGGCAATTGCCAGTGGTCATTCGCTGGCGACCCAGGCCGGCATGGAAATCCTCGGCAAGGGCGGCAATGCGTTCGATGCCGCCGTTGCGGTGTCGTCCACCCTGGCGGTGGTTGAGCCGATCAGCTCCGGGCTGGGTGGCGGCGGTTTCTTCCTGCTGCACGACGCCAAGACCGGCAAGGACGTGATGCTGGACGCGCGCGAGACCTCGCCCGAATCCGCCACGCCCGACCAGTTCCTGGACAAGAACGGCGACCTGGACCGGGACCGCTCGGTCAATGGCCCGTGGTCGGCCGGCATCCCTGGTCTGCCCGCAGCGCTGGTGAAGCTGGCGCGCGAGCACGGCAAGCTGCCGCTCAGCGATTCGCTGGCACCGGCGATCCGCGTGGCCACCGAAGGCTTCCCGGTCTACGCGCGCATGGCGCGTGGCTATGCATCACGCCGTGAGGTGATGGACCGCTACCCGGGCACCCGCGAGGTCTACCTGCGTAACGGCAAGCCCATCGCCGAAGGTGACATCTTCAAGCAGCCGGAGCTGGCACATACCCTGCAGCTGCTCGCTGCCAACGGCTTCGATGGGTTCTACCGTGGTGAGACCGGGCGCAAGCTGCTGGCTGGCGTGAAGCAGGCCGGTGGCCGCTGGACCGCCGAGGAACTGGCCGGCTACACGGTCAAGACCCGCGAGCCGATCGTGTTCGATTACCGCGGCTGGAAGATCACCACCGCCTCGCCGCCGTCTTCCGGTGGCATCGCGCTGGCCTCGATGCTGCAGATCCTGGAACCCTGGGATCTGAACAAGATGGACCAGGCACACAGCACCCACTTGGTGGTGGAAGCGATGCGCCGCGCCTATCGCGACCGCACCTTCTTCCTCGGTGACCCGGACTTCGTCGACATCCCGCAGAAGGTGCTGACCAGCCGCGATTACGCACAGGGCCTGCGCGCCACCATCCATCCGGAAAAGGCGACGCCCAGCGACCTGCTGTCGGGCAACCCGACGCCACTGGAAGACGACGAGACCACCCACTTCTCGATCATCGACAGCGAGGGCAATCGTGTTGGCGGCACCCAGACGGTGAACCTGTTGTATGGCTCGGGCTTGATTCCGGCTGGCACCGGCGTGCTGTTGAACAACGAGATGGACGATTTCGCGCTCAAGCCGGGCACGCCGAATGCGTTCGGGGTGATGGGCTATGCGGCAAACGCGCCGGCCAAGGGCAAGCGCATGCTCAGCTCGATGACGCCGACGTTCATGGAGAACGACGACAAGGTGGTTGTGATCGGCACGCCGGGTGGCAGCCGCATCATCACCATGGTGCTGCTGGGTATCCTTGGCTACGACGCAGGCCTGGATGCGCAACAGGTCGCTGCCTTGCCGCGTTACCACCACCAGTGGCTGCCGGACGAAATCTCGGCCGAGTCTGGCGCGTTCTCGCCGGAAGTAGCCAAGCAGTTGCAGGCGATGGGCCACAAGGTTGAACTGCCGGGTGACTCGGCAGCAGGCGGCCGCGGTTCCAGCCATGTCTGGGGCAACCTGCAGACGGTGGAATGGGACCGGCGCAGCAATGTTCTCAGCGGCGGCAGCGATCCACGCAATCCGGTGGGCAGTGCCGAGGTTCGAAAGATCGGCAAGGCCGATTGA
- a CDS encoding YfhL family 4Fe-4S dicluster ferredoxin, protein MSLKINELCVNCDVCEPACPNQAIAMGETIYVIDPARCTECVGHFDEPQCVVVCPVECIDPDPDIVETEDQLLAKLAGLQRDHPELYQ, encoded by the coding sequence ATGTCGCTGAAAATCAATGAGCTCTGCGTCAACTGTGACGTCTGCGAGCCGGCCTGTCCCAACCAGGCCATTGCCATGGGCGAGACGATCTACGTGATCGATCCGGCCCGTTGCACCGAATGTGTCGGTCATTTCGATGAGCCGCAATGCGTGGTGGTGTGCCCGGTCGAATGCATCGACCCGGACCCGGACATCGTCGAAACCGAAGATCAGCTGCTGGCCAAACTGGCCGGCCTGCAACGCGATCACCCTGAGCTCTACCAATAG
- the coaD gene encoding pantetheine-phosphate adenylyltransferase, translating to MTSANRRIAVYPGTFDPITNGHIDLVNRAAPLFEKVVVGVAQSPAKGPTLSLDLRVALAVEALQHHDNVEVVGFDTLLAHFVRSVHGGVLLRGLRAVSDFEYEFQMASMNRHLIPEVETLFLTPSEQHSFISSSLVREIARLGGDVSGFVPATVLEALRKAREARGQ from the coding sequence ATGACCTCAGCCAATCGCCGCATCGCTGTATACCCGGGCACTTTCGACCCGATCACCAACGGTCACATCGATCTGGTGAATCGCGCCGCGCCGCTGTTCGAGAAGGTGGTGGTGGGCGTGGCGCAGAGCCCGGCCAAGGGCCCGACGCTGTCGCTGGATCTGCGCGTGGCGCTGGCGGTGGAGGCCCTGCAGCACCACGACAATGTGGAGGTGGTGGGCTTCGATACCCTGCTGGCCCACTTCGTGCGCTCGGTGCATGGCGGGGTGCTGCTGCGCGGCCTGCGCGCGGTGTCCGATTTCGAATACGAATTCCAGATGGCCAGCATGAACCGCCATCTGATCCCGGAGGTGGAAACCCTGTTCCTCACCCCCTCCGAACAGCACAGCTTCATTTCCTCCTCGCTGGTGCGTGAGATCGCCCGGTTGGGCGGGGATGTGTCCGGCTTCGTACCGGCGACTGTGCTTGAAGCGTTGCGCAAGGCCCGCGAAGCACGCGGGCAGTAA